A stretch of Rhizobium sp. TH2 DNA encodes these proteins:
- a CDS encoding site-specific DNA-methyltransferase — translation MATGITKREQHSPDAISARNFYEDDLPLPSDREEAILAYHHKADVIDIVRPVQRDFLHLRAKGVFEASTFPDNAFVLDDNFFALQELAQTGRKATLFYLDPPYGTGLDFHSRDLEHAYDDRMGQAAYIEFMRRRLILMRECMTDDGSIYVHIGHQMVAHLKIVMDEIFGTDNFRNLITRRKCSSKNFTSKQFANLNDFVLFYTKGKSYKWNQPGTAAEDDWILKEYPRVDEFGRRYKLVPIHAPGTRNGETGMAWRDMLPPPGKHWQYVPSKLEELDKIGDMYWSSNGNPRRKVYWTADKKRTISDYWEQYRDAHHQSIQISGYPTEKNLDMIKMIVGASSDPGDLVIDPFCGSGTTLQAARDTGRRYIGMDASFTAAKATLRRMRHGVEAMGDYVNKKRGRDEPELPFAKDGALKAKQECAFYVDSRLYEAYGQEIDVLAGI, via the coding sequence ATGGCGACCGGTATCACAAAACGCGAACAACATTCACCCGACGCCATTTCTGCACGGAATTTCTATGAAGATGATTTACCCTTGCCCTCTGATCGCGAGGAAGCCATTCTTGCTTATCACCACAAAGCCGACGTCATAGACATCGTAAGGCCGGTGCAACGCGACTTTCTGCACCTAAGGGCTAAGGGGGTTTTTGAAGCGAGCACCTTCCCAGACAATGCCTTCGTCCTCGATGATAATTTCTTCGCGCTGCAGGAACTGGCGCAAACTGGCCGCAAGGCTACTCTTTTCTACCTCGACCCGCCCTATGGCACCGGCTTGGATTTTCATTCTCGCGACCTTGAACATGCCTATGACGACCGCATGGGGCAGGCTGCCTACATTGAGTTCATGCGCCGCCGCCTTATCCTGATGAGGGAATGTATGACGGACGACGGGTCCATCTATGTCCACATCGGGCACCAGATGGTTGCTCATCTAAAAATCGTGATGGACGAGATTTTCGGCACCGACAATTTCCGAAATCTAATTACGCGCCGGAAATGCAGCAGCAAGAATTTCACTAGCAAGCAGTTCGCGAACCTCAACGACTTCGTCCTTTTTTACACGAAAGGCAAATCTTATAAATGGAATCAGCCCGGCACAGCGGCCGAGGACGACTGGATTTTGAAAGAATACCCGCGCGTGGATGAATTCGGGCGCCGCTACAAGCTCGTGCCCATCCATGCCCCAGGAACCCGCAACGGGGAAACCGGAATGGCGTGGCGGGACATGTTACCCCCACCTGGCAAGCATTGGCAGTATGTACCCTCAAAGCTGGAGGAGTTGGACAAGATAGGCGACATGTATTGGTCGAGCAATGGCAACCCGCGCCGGAAGGTCTATTGGACGGCCGACAAAAAGCGAACTATCAGCGATTATTGGGAGCAATACCGGGACGCCCACCACCAGAGCATCCAGATTTCGGGTTATCCCACCGAAAAGAACCTCGACATGATTAAGATGATTGTCGGCGCCAGCTCAGACCCCGGCGACCTAGTGATAGACCCCTTCTGCGGGTCCGGCACGACGCTCCAGGCAGCCCGCGACACCGGCCGCCGCTATATTGGCATGGATGCGTCCTTTACCGCTGCCAAAGCCACGCTTCGCCGTATGCGCCATGGGGTTGAGGCCATGGGTGACTATGTGAACAAGAAACGCGGCCGGGACGAGCCCGAGCTGCCTTTTGCTAAAGACGGCGCTTTGAAAGCCAAACAGGAATGCGCCTTCTACGTGGACAGCCGCCTTTATGAGGCCTATGGGCAAGAAATTGACGTTTTGGCAGGCATCTAG
- a CDS encoding AlpA family transcriptional regulator, whose translation MTKFAKSLTHNSRFLSDLQFAERIGVHRTTIWRRMREDTNFPKPVKLSGGCSRWRLGDVEAWENSLAAA comes from the coding sequence ATGACCAAATTTGCTAAATCGCTCACTCACAACAGCCGGTTTTTATCCGATCTGCAATTCGCAGAACGCATCGGCGTTCATCGCACCACCATTTGGCGGCGAATGCGGGAAGACACCAATTTTCCGAAGCCTGTGAAGCTCTCCGGCGGATGTTCGCGCTGGCGACTAGGCGACGTGGAGGCGTGGGAAAACAGCCTCGCAGCAGCGTGA
- a CDS encoding SlyX family protein, translating into MEDTTGALPARLTELEELAAHQARTIDELSAEIASQWNAIDKMQKTLEQLKERFSAIEESSLEAPAITRPPHY; encoded by the coding sequence ATGGAAGATACGACCGGCGCCCTGCCAGCCCGCCTTACCGAACTCGAAGAACTCGCCGCCCACCAGGCGCGAACGATCGACGAACTGTCGGCCGAGATCGCCAGCCAGTGGAACGCCATCGACAAGATGCAGAAGACGCTCGAACAGCTGAAGGAGCGATTTAGCGCGATCGAGGAATCAAGCCTCGAAGCCCCCGCGATCACGCGGCCTCCCCACTATTGA
- a CDS encoding helix-turn-helix domain-containing protein, whose product MSQERLALESGIDPAYVGRVERGRENVTLNTLEVLAGTLGVSIADLFRVPLPSEEAPKPLRAGRKKK is encoded by the coding sequence TTGAGCCAGGAACGGCTTGCTCTCGAATCCGGTATCGATCCTGCTTATGTGGGACGCGTAGAGCGCGGACGCGAGAATGTTACCTTGAATACGCTGGAAGTGCTGGCGGGTACGTTAGGCGTGTCGATAGCTGATTTGTTTCGCGTGCCATTGCCATCAGAGGAGGCACCCAAGCCGCTTCGGGCAGGAAGAAAAAAGAAATAG
- a CDS encoding BMP family protein: MKKILLTLMATASMAASALAADVKPALIYDLGGKFDKSFNEAAFNGAEKFKAETGIEYREFEIANDAQREQALRKFAGDGNNPIVVAGFSWAAALEKVAAEYPDTKFSIIDMVVVGKPNIKSIVFKEQEGSYLAGVMAAMAAKSKKAGFVGGMDIPLIHKFACGFVGGFKSVAKDGEVLQAYTGTDYTAWNDPVKGGEITKSQIAQGADVVYHAAGGTGVGVLQAAAEANKLGIGVDSNQNGLQPGKVLTSMLKRVDVAVYSSFMDAKNDKFVADIQNLGLKEDGVGVALDDNNKALVSPEMLAAVDKAKADIIAGTVQVHDYMSDEKCPY; encoded by the coding sequence ATGAAAAAAATTCTTCTGACACTCATGGCCACTGCATCCATGGCCGCTTCGGCTTTGGCAGCCGACGTCAAGCCAGCACTCATCTATGACCTTGGCGGCAAGTTCGACAAGTCGTTCAACGAAGCGGCCTTCAACGGCGCCGAGAAGTTCAAGGCCGAAACCGGCATCGAATATCGCGAGTTCGAAATCGCCAACGACGCGCAGCGCGAACAGGCGCTCCGCAAGTTCGCCGGCGACGGCAACAACCCGATCGTGGTCGCAGGCTTCTCATGGGCCGCGGCGCTCGAAAAGGTCGCGGCCGAGTATCCCGACACCAAGTTCTCGATCATCGACATGGTGGTCGTCGGCAAGCCGAACATCAAGTCGATCGTCTTCAAGGAACAGGAAGGCTCCTATCTCGCCGGCGTCATGGCCGCGATGGCTGCCAAGTCCAAGAAGGCCGGCTTCGTCGGCGGCATGGATATCCCGCTGATCCACAAGTTCGCCTGCGGCTTCGTCGGCGGTTTCAAGTCCGTCGCCAAGGACGGCGAAGTGCTCCAGGCCTATACCGGCACGGATTACACCGCATGGAACGATCCGGTTAAGGGTGGCGAAATCACCAAGTCGCAGATCGCCCAGGGCGCTGATGTCGTCTATCACGCCGCTGGCGGCACCGGCGTCGGCGTGCTTCAGGCGGCCGCCGAAGCCAACAAGCTCGGCATCGGCGTCGACTCCAACCAGAACGGCCTGCAGCCGGGCAAGGTCCTGACCTCGATGCTCAAGCGCGTCGATGTCGCGGTCTATTCGTCCTTCATGGATGCCAAGAACGACAAGTTCGTCGCCGACATCCAGAATCTCGGCCTCAAGGAAGATGGCGTCGGCGTCGCACTCGACGACAACAACAAGGCCCTCGTGAGCCCGGAAATGCTTGCTGCGGTCGACAAGGCCAAGGCTGATATTATTGCCGGCACCGTTCAGGTCCACGACTATATGTCGGACGAGAAGTGCCCCTACTGA
- a CDS encoding ABC transporter ATP-binding protein translates to MSELAIELKGIDKSFGPVHANKNIDLKVRKGTIHGIIGENGAGKSTLMSILYGFYQADKGEIHIGGRPANIKDPSAAIASGIGMVHQHFMLVENFTVLENVMLGAEDSPILNKGIAKARKELKRLEDEYEMEVNPDALIEELPVGIQQRVEILKALFRGAEILILDEPTGVLTPAEADHLFRILGQLKDQGKTVILITHKLREIMAITDEVSVMRRGEIVATRETAKTSVEELAELMVGRRVLLRVEKGEAKPEGVKLAVRGLSVKDSRGVTMVDNVSFDVRAGEIVGIAGVAGNGQSELLEAISGMRRAVSGSVELDGKDTDATGHRDPAGLRKRGLAHVPEDRHHMGLVLKFEESENSILGYHDDPKYGRAGLLNVDAIRADAQAKIEQYDIRPPNSRLKTANFSGGNQQKIVLAREMERDPIVLIIGQPTRGVDVGAIEFIHRRIIEMRDAGKAILLVSVELDEIRSLADRILVMFAGRVVGERSPETPEGEIGLLMAGVEQKLEAAE, encoded by the coding sequence ATGAGCGAACTCGCCATCGAACTCAAGGGCATCGACAAGAGCTTTGGGCCTGTCCACGCCAACAAGAATATCGACCTCAAGGTCCGCAAGGGGACCATCCACGGCATTATCGGCGAAAATGGCGCCGGAAAATCGACGCTCATGTCGATCCTTTACGGCTTCTATCAGGCCGACAAGGGCGAGATTCATATCGGTGGCCGGCCGGCCAACATCAAGGATCCGAGTGCGGCGATCGCATCGGGCATCGGCATGGTTCATCAGCATTTCATGCTGGTCGAGAACTTCACGGTGCTCGAAAATGTCATGCTCGGCGCCGAGGATAGCCCGATCCTCAACAAGGGCATCGCCAAGGCGCGCAAGGAGCTCAAGCGCCTCGAAGACGAATACGAGATGGAGGTCAACCCCGACGCGCTGATCGAGGAACTGCCTGTCGGCATCCAACAGCGGGTGGAAATCCTCAAAGCACTGTTCCGCGGCGCCGAAATCCTGATCCTCGACGAGCCCACCGGCGTGCTGACGCCGGCCGAGGCCGACCATCTGTTCCGCATTCTCGGTCAGCTCAAGGACCAGGGCAAGACCGTTATTCTGATCACCCACAAGCTGCGCGAGATCATGGCGATCACCGACGAAGTCTCCGTCATGCGGCGCGGCGAGATCGTCGCCACCCGCGAGACGGCGAAGACTTCGGTCGAAGAGCTGGCCGAGCTGATGGTCGGCCGGCGCGTGCTGCTTAGGGTCGAGAAGGGCGAGGCCAAGCCCGAGGGCGTCAAGCTCGCGGTGCGGGGTCTCAGCGTCAAGGATTCGCGCGGCGTCACCATGGTCGATAACGTCTCGTTCGATGTCCGGGCCGGCGAGATCGTCGGCATCGCGGGTGTAGCCGGCAACGGCCAATCGGAACTGCTCGAGGCGATTTCGGGCATGCGCCGCGCCGTATCGGGCAGCGTCGAGCTCGATGGCAAGGATACCGACGCCACCGGCCATCGCGATCCGGCCGGGCTGCGCAAGCGCGGTCTCGCCCACGTGCCCGAGGACCGCCACCATATGGGCCTGGTGCTGAAATTCGAGGAGAGCGAGAATTCCATCCTCGGCTACCACGACGATCCGAAATACGGCCGCGCCGGCCTGCTCAACGTCGACGCCATCCGCGCCGACGCGCAGGCCAAGATCGAGCAATACGATATCAGGCCGCCCAATTCCCGGCTGAAGACCGCCAATTTCTCCGGCGGCAACCAGCAGAAGATCGTGCTGGCGCGTGAAATGGAACGCGACCCGATCGTGCTGATCATCGGCCAGCCGACACGCGGCGTCGATGTCGGCGCCATCGAATTCATCCACCGCCGCATCATCGAAATGCGCGATGCCGGCAAGGCCATCCTGCTGGTCTCGGTCGAGCTCGACGAAATCCGCTCATTGGCCGATCGTATTCTCGTGATGTTCGCCGGCCGCGTGGTCGGCGAGCGCTCGCCCGAAACGCCCGAGGGCGAGATAGGCCTGCTCATGGCCGGCGTCGAACAGAAACTGGAGGCAGCCGAATGA
- a CDS encoding 2OG-Fe(II) oxygenase, producing MPHNPDDTIEATVSKYDWTRLKSELDSYGCTVLESLLTDEECAQLAQLYKEPDLFRSHIVMAKYGFGRGEYRYFQYPLPQLIGRLRTSLYPRLAHVANDWNIRLNVDERFPTLHSEFLDRCHALGQQRPTPLLLQYGEGDFNCLHQDLYGEVAFPIQVAVLLSEPGRDFTGGEFCLTEQRPRMQSRVEVVPLRQGDAVAFAVHNRPVQGTKGVYRVNLRHGVSRLRSGQRHTLGIIFHDAT from the coding sequence ATGCCGCATAATCCTGACGACACCATAGAAGCTACGGTCTCAAAGTACGACTGGACCCGCCTTAAAAGCGAGCTGGATTCTTATGGATGCACAGTTTTAGAAAGCCTCTTAACCGACGAAGAATGCGCGCAACTTGCGCAGCTCTATAAGGAGCCGGACCTGTTTCGCTCTCATATTGTCATGGCCAAGTATGGTTTTGGCCGAGGGGAATACCGCTATTTCCAGTACCCGCTGCCCCAACTCATCGGTAGACTCCGCACGAGCCTCTATCCGCGCCTGGCTCACGTCGCCAATGACTGGAACATCCGTTTGAATGTTGATGAGCGATTTCCAACATTGCATTCGGAATTCCTGGACCGTTGCCATGCGCTAGGTCAGCAACGACCCACACCGTTGCTGCTGCAGTACGGGGAAGGGGATTTCAACTGCCTGCACCAGGACCTATACGGCGAGGTTGCCTTCCCCATCCAGGTCGCCGTTTTGTTATCAGAGCCGGGGCGCGATTTTACCGGTGGCGAGTTCTGCTTAACAGAACAACGGCCTCGCATGCAGAGCCGCGTAGAGGTAGTTCCCTTGCGGCAGGGTGACGCCGTAGCCTTCGCTGTTCACAATCGGCCGGTCCAAGGCACCAAGGGTGTTTACCGCGTCAATCTTCGCCATGGTGTCAGCCGTTTACGTTCGGGCCAAAGGCACACCTTGGGCATCATCTTCCATGATGCTACCTAA
- a CDS encoding ABC transporter permease has product MGNIDIYVSVLQGTIRNSVPLILTALAGLYAERSGVVDIGLEGKLLAAAFAGASAAAYTGSAPLGLLAAVLCAVAFSAVHGYASISQRGDQIVSGTALNFIAIGGTVIIGQAWFNMAGRTPSLAADAKFSDAWGLPFADSLAGIPVLGEIYSRILSGHYWLTYFAYALIPITWWVLYRTRFGLRLRAVGENPGAVDTAGISVVRLRYQAVLLGGVFVGLAGAFLSMAVSSGFTKGMSAGKGYIALAALVFANWKPKNILFTCLLFGFLDALSINLQGKAIPLVGEIPVQLWTALPYILTVVLLAGFIGKAIPPKASGTPYVKER; this is encoded by the coding sequence ATGGGCAATATCGATATCTACGTCTCCGTCCTGCAAGGCACCATCCGCAATTCGGTGCCGCTTATTCTCACGGCGCTCGCCGGCCTCTATGCCGAGCGTTCCGGCGTGGTCGATATCGGCCTCGAGGGCAAGCTGCTCGCCGCGGCCTTCGCCGGTGCGTCCGCCGCTGCCTATACCGGCTCGGCCCCATTGGGCTTGCTGGCGGCCGTCCTTTGTGCCGTGGCGTTTTCCGCGGTCCACGGCTATGCGTCCATTTCCCAGCGCGGCGACCAGATCGTTTCCGGCACGGCGCTGAACTTCATCGCCATAGGCGGAACCGTCATCATCGGGCAGGCCTGGTTCAACATGGCTGGCCGGACGCCGTCGCTAGCGGCGGATGCTAAATTCAGCGATGCTTGGGGCCTGCCCTTCGCGGATTCGCTCGCTGGCATTCCCGTGCTGGGGGAGATCTATTCCCGCATCCTGTCGGGTCACTACTGGCTGACCTATTTTGCCTACGCATTGATCCCGATCACATGGTGGGTTCTCTATCGCACGCGATTTGGATTGCGCCTGCGTGCGGTGGGAGAAAACCCCGGCGCCGTCGATACCGCCGGCATTTCAGTGGTCAGGCTGCGGTATCAGGCGGTGCTTCTGGGCGGCGTGTTTGTTGGTCTCGCCGGAGCGTTTCTGTCGATGGCGGTCAGCAGCGGCTTCACCAAGGGCATGTCGGCGGGTAAGGGCTATATCGCGCTCGCGGCGCTTGTGTTCGCCAACTGGAAGCCGAAGAATATCCTGTTCACCTGCCTGCTGTTCGGCTTTCTCGATGCACTCTCGATCAACCTGCAAGGCAAGGCCATTCCACTGGTCGGCGAAATACCGGTCCAGCTCTGGACGGCTCTGCCCTATATCCTGACTGTCGTCCTGCTGGCCGGCTTCATCGGCAAGGCTATCCCGCCCAAGGCTTCGGGCACGCCTTACGTCAAGGAGCGTTGA
- a CDS encoding DUF5906 domain-containing protein — protein sequence MNVPQLSPRNNVPEALRAYPQFIVWKLVQKAGYPKPRKLPFNPMTGNTASATDPTTWADYATACAALAHGNFNGIGFVFTPHDPFVFIDLDDCRDHATGDWLQYARVIKDLWFRTAAWETSQSGNGLHGIVRVADKTAFSGKARKWSDTEGHSFECYISGRFVAFGHCDWVPPEVGPDCDVMLTTWIDSFPPRSGNAKQITLGREHWQDAARPGYNGPSDDDELIRRACASAGGPRVMFGGKASFRDLWEGNAVKLARCYPPGGDHRAFDSSQAELALAGALAWWTGCNPFRIERLMNRAPICQRKKWSMHADYRARTINEVCGQDRQFMTTRTQKGDIDIGDGLEFPPLPDILTLDEALADLVLVGGSYIASRRSKRVLKYENAMRDYAASIVLIDSGDTDREGKPVSKRVPVLKLWMNHPGRITVDGLTWQPGEPEICSALDRSQGGSRAYNMWSGLRISEPPADWEERVRPFLDHVAYLLPNAEECARFLQWLAHIFQKPNELPHTHYLMIARQTGIGRGTFASILTRALPGYVATNVDVSAVIGGGFNERISQKLLATFDEIREGNSSDRYSKSEALKSALTTETRNINVKYGAQYIEKNCCRFLMFSNHLDALPFDNNDRRVIVIANPDERKPIEWFERLHSLANDPKFIASVQRYLATLDIGSFKAGECAPMNAIKAQALSSMESDADKAARQFREEWQGDLATVRDLREFIGIEDAPKGRAMNHVYERAGMQSSGHKIKMSNHLETVLIVKGAHTVDDVKRMDNQMLTKLIADARRRWAIAQGGAPPSVQPGQIIPFTLGIPSIQSISS from the coding sequence ATGAATGTACCTCAACTATCGCCACGAAACAATGTGCCCGAAGCACTTAGGGCCTATCCGCAATTCATCGTGTGGAAGCTTGTGCAAAAAGCCGGTTATCCGAAACCGCGCAAGTTGCCTTTCAACCCCATGACCGGAAACACCGCTAGCGCGACCGACCCCACGACTTGGGCCGATTATGCGACGGCTTGCGCAGCGCTAGCGCATGGCAACTTCAATGGCATAGGTTTTGTTTTCACACCGCATGATCCTTTCGTTTTTATTGATCTGGACGATTGCCGGGACCATGCCACGGGGGACTGGCTTCAATACGCTCGGGTGATCAAAGACCTTTGGTTTCGAACTGCGGCGTGGGAAACCAGCCAAAGCGGAAACGGCCTGCATGGGATCGTTCGCGTAGCCGATAAGACAGCATTTTCTGGCAAGGCGCGCAAATGGTCCGATACAGAAGGCCACTCGTTCGAATGCTACATTTCTGGCCGCTTTGTTGCGTTCGGCCACTGTGATTGGGTACCGCCGGAAGTGGGACCGGATTGCGACGTGATGCTTACGACTTGGATCGATAGCTTTCCCCCCAGATCAGGCAATGCAAAGCAAATTACGCTTGGTCGCGAGCATTGGCAGGACGCAGCGCGGCCGGGCTACAATGGGCCGTCGGACGATGACGAATTGATCAGGCGGGCATGTGCGAGCGCTGGCGGGCCGCGTGTAATGTTCGGCGGGAAGGCGTCGTTCCGTGACCTTTGGGAAGGGAATGCCGTCAAATTGGCGCGATGTTATCCGCCCGGCGGCGACCATCGCGCTTTCGATAGCAGTCAAGCTGAACTGGCGCTTGCCGGCGCGCTCGCGTGGTGGACAGGATGCAATCCCTTTCGCATCGAACGCTTGATGAACCGTGCGCCAATATGCCAGCGGAAAAAATGGTCGATGCATGCTGACTATCGAGCCCGAACAATCAATGAGGTGTGTGGACAGGATCGCCAGTTTATGACGACCCGCACTCAAAAGGGTGATATTGATATAGGCGACGGTTTGGAATTTCCGCCCTTGCCCGACATCCTGACCCTAGACGAAGCATTGGCTGATTTGGTCTTGGTGGGCGGGTCATATATCGCGAGCCGACGCAGCAAGCGCGTCCTCAAATATGAAAACGCAATGCGGGACTATGCGGCGTCAATCGTCTTGATTGATAGCGGAGACACTGACCGGGAAGGCAAGCCCGTGTCCAAGCGCGTTCCGGTGTTGAAATTGTGGATGAACCATCCTGGCCGCATCACAGTAGACGGGCTGACATGGCAACCAGGCGAACCGGAAATTTGCAGTGCGCTTGACCGTTCGCAAGGGGGCAGCCGAGCCTACAACATGTGGAGCGGTTTACGTATTTCGGAACCGCCCGCAGACTGGGAAGAACGGGTAAGACCATTTCTTGATCATGTTGCTTATCTCTTGCCGAACGCCGAGGAGTGCGCGCGCTTCCTTCAATGGCTGGCTCATATCTTCCAAAAACCAAATGAGCTTCCCCATACCCATTATCTCATGATCGCGCGGCAAACTGGCATCGGACGCGGGACATTTGCCAGCATTCTAACACGGGCGTTACCCGGCTACGTTGCCACGAATGTGGACGTGAGTGCCGTCATTGGCGGTGGTTTTAACGAACGCATTTCACAAAAGCTGCTCGCAACCTTTGACGAAATTCGTGAAGGAAATTCATCCGATCGATACTCAAAGAGCGAGGCGCTTAAATCGGCGCTCACAACCGAGACCCGGAACATCAATGTGAAATATGGCGCGCAATACATCGAGAAAAATTGTTGCCGCTTCCTGATGTTCAGTAACCATCTGGACGCCTTACCGTTCGATAATAACGACCGCCGTGTGATCGTTATCGCCAATCCGGACGAACGAAAGCCAATAGAATGGTTCGAACGCCTTCATAGCTTGGCCAATGATCCGAAATTCATTGCCAGCGTGCAACGGTATCTCGCGACGCTCGACATAGGCAGTTTCAAAGCGGGGGAGTGCGCCCCAATGAACGCCATCAAAGCACAGGCACTGTCCAGCATGGAAAGTGACGCGGACAAAGCCGCGCGCCAGTTCCGCGAAGAGTGGCAAGGCGATTTGGCTACCGTTCGGGATTTGAGAGAGTTCATCGGCATTGAAGACGCACCAAAGGGGCGTGCCATGAACCATGTCTATGAACGGGCTGGGATGCAATCGAGCGGCCACAAGATAAAAATGAGCAATCACCTCGAAACCGTATTGATCGTGAAGGGCGCGCACACTGTGGACGATGTGAAACGCATGGATAATCAAATGCTCACGAAATTAATAGCCGATGCAAGGCGGCGATGGGCAATTGCACAGGGGGGTGCACCTCCATCCGTCCAACCGGGGCAGATCATCCCCTTCACATTGGGTATCCCAAGTATCCAAAGTATCTCTAGTTAA
- a CDS encoding ABC transporter permease: protein MSAPFAKLPNWAEYGLIPVVNLVVAFLISGLVVVFAGENPLKAAYLMVSGAFGSGEGIGYTLYYATNFIFAGLAVAVAFHAGLFNIGVEGQAYVGGIGVAVAALTFDATLPWYLIFVLAIIGSMVMGALWALIPAWLQAYRGSHIVITTIMFNYISYSLMLWMLNKVFKPLGSMAPQSRTFGPGGELPKLDWLLAIFGLDNGNSPFNLTFLLALLAAFLVWVLIWRSRLGYEIRTLGFSPGAARYAGIYEKRIIIVTMLISGGLAGLLAINSIMGDQHRIQQEFVSGAGFVGIAVALMGRSHPIGIVLASVLFGMLYQGGAEIAFDMPNISRDMIVVIQGLVILFAGALEHLFRPSIVAAFARMRSGSAASTVTTGA from the coding sequence ATGAGTGCGCCCTTTGCGAAACTACCGAACTGGGCGGAATATGGCCTGATCCCGGTGGTCAACCTCGTCGTTGCCTTTCTGATCTCCGGTCTGGTCGTGGTGTTTGCCGGCGAAAATCCGCTCAAGGCTGCCTATCTCATGGTTTCGGGCGCTTTCGGTTCCGGCGAGGGCATCGGCTATACGCTCTATTATGCCACCAATTTCATCTTCGCCGGGCTGGCAGTGGCAGTGGCCTTCCACGCCGGCCTGTTCAATATCGGCGTCGAAGGCCAGGCCTATGTCGGCGGCATCGGCGTTGCCGTGGCGGCGCTGACATTCGACGCCACTTTGCCCTGGTATCTGATCTTCGTGCTTGCCATCATCGGCAGCATGGTCATGGGCGCTCTCTGGGCGCTTATACCGGCATGGCTGCAAGCCTATCGCGGCAGCCACATCGTCATCACCACCATCATGTTCAACTACATCTCCTACAGCCTGATGCTGTGGATGCTGAACAAGGTCTTCAAGCCGCTCGGTTCCATGGCGCCGCAGTCGCGCACCTTCGGACCGGGCGGAGAACTGCCGAAGCTCGATTGGCTGCTGGCGATATTCGGGCTGGACAATGGCAATTCGCCCTTCAACCTCACCTTCCTTCTCGCATTGCTGGCCGCTTTCCTGGTCTGGGTGCTGATCTGGCGGTCGCGGCTGGGCTACGAGATCCGCACGCTCGGCTTTTCCCCGGGCGCGGCACGCTATGCCGGTATTTATGAGAAGCGTATAATCATCGTCACCATGCTGATCTCGGGTGGCCTTGCCGGGCTCCTGGCGATCAATTCGATCATGGGCGACCAGCACCGCATCCAGCAGGAATTCGTCTCCGGTGCCGGCTTCGTCGGTATCGCCGTGGCACTGATGGGTCGTTCGCATCCCATCGGCATTGTGCTCGCCTCCGTGCTGTTCGGCATGCTCTACCAGGGCGGCGCCGAGATCGCCTTCGACATGCCCAACATCTCGCGTGACATGATCGTCGTCATCCAAGGCTTGGTCATCCTGTTTGCCGGCGCGCTCGAGCACCTGTTCCGGCCCTCGATCGTGGCAGCCTTCGCGCGAATGCGAAGCGGTTCCGCGGCATCAACCGTGACGACGGGGGCCTGA
- a CDS encoding cytidine deaminase: MAVTDILFEAARDAMTRCHAPYSKFPVGAAILAEDGKVYKGANIENLAFPQGWCAECTAIGAMVMGGARKIVEIGVIAEKMAYCPPCGGCRQKIAEFADPSTLIHLYDGAGMVKTMTMNELLPFSFQTDTIDRG; the protein is encoded by the coding sequence ATGGCCGTCACGGATATCCTGTTCGAGGCTGCGCGAGACGCGATGACCCGTTGCCATGCGCCCTATTCGAAATTCCCGGTGGGAGCCGCGATCCTGGCCGAGGACGGCAAGGTCTATAAGGGCGCCAATATCGAGAACCTCGCCTTCCCGCAAGGCTGGTGCGCCGAATGCACGGCGATCGGCGCGATGGTCATGGGCGGTGCAAGGAAGATCGTCGAGATCGGCGTTATAGCCGAGAAGATGGCCTACTGTCCGCCCTGCGGCGGCTGCCGGCAGAAGATCGCCGAATTTGCCGATCCATCGACATTGATCCATCTCTACGACGGCGCAGGCATGGTGAAGACAATGACCATGAATGAGCTTCTGCCCTTCAGCTTCCAGACTGATACGATCGATAGAGGCTGA